Sequence from the bacterium genome:
TCGAGCGTAAAGTGGACACTGTCCCGCGCAAGGAACAGCTCCTCCATATCCTCCCTTGCCGCGAAAGCGTCGTAGGGATCGCAGTAGGCGATCTCGAGGTCTCCGAGGATCCTTAACAGGGATCTTCTGGGCAGGGAAAATTCCTCGGGATCTCTCAGATCATTGCGCTCTGGAAAGATCACAAAGACAAAGTAGATCCCACGCCGGTCCATCATCGACCTTGAAGGCCCTGATCTCCCCGCGCAGTCGTTCACGGTTGGGGGTGATGCTCCAGTACTCCACGACGGACCGCATCCACCTGGTGTGATAGTTCTTCATTTCCTCTTCGCTTGTACCGAGCACCTTGACCAGATCCCTGACGTATTCCACCAGCTTTCCCGCGTAGGTGCGGTCCAGGGCCTGCTGGATCTTGCTGAGCCACTGAGGCTTGAAAAACCAGCCTTTGGTTCCCTTGCTGTTTTCAACACTTCCGCCTTTCACCAGCCGCCGCTCCGGCGGCTCTCCCCCTTTCGTTCTGATGTCGTTGAGGGTAAAACCCACGAAGACCAGATCCGGTTCGATCCCCATGAACCCGAGCTTGGCCAGGGCAAGATAGTGGCCGAAAGTATAAAAGTTCACACCCATGTTGAGGAACTCGATCCCGGCATCTTTTACCCGGTCATCTTCACCAAGCAGGTCTGTGAAGCGATCCTCCTCCCGCACCCCGGCGCCAAAAACAACGGAATCACCAACAACTGCGATCCTGCGCCGGGCTCCGGATCCGGTCAGGAACGGACCGTCCCGGAACCCCGTTTCGTTGATCCTCAGCTCGATGTCGTTGTAGGATCCCCCAACGAAGCGGCCTTGAAAACCGGGCGTATAAAGATAACCCAGCGAAGGATGATGAACATAAAGTCCCGCCGGATATCCGTAACTACCGATGAACCTGGCATCCGTGAAGGTGAACAGGACAAAACCGGCCGCCTGCAAAAGGATGAACAGAAACAGCAGCCAGAGGATCGCCAGAAAGGTCCTGCGCACAAGAATATTTTTCATTACCGGTCCTTTGAAAAAGTCATTGTCGCAAACGGATCAAGGGATCAGGGTTGTGAAGACTCCGCATGAAAAACCGGGGAAACCTGGACGATACCCGCTTGGCCGCACGAAAGCAGAACATCCTTGATCACCGAGTGCCCCTCAGGTGTGTAATGGACACTGTCGCCCGCCAAAAAGAGGGAATCCACATCCTTCTCAGCGGCAAAGGCGCCGTAGGCGTCGCAATAGTTTATATCAAGCTGCCTCAGCATATCCGTGATGGCCTCCCTGGGGAGGGAATACGCATCCGGATGCTGAAGGTCATTCCTCTCCGGGAAGATCAGGAAGGTGAAGGGGATCCGCTGGTTGGACATTTCCTCCTTGAACTGGCCAAGCTGCCTCATGAGGCTCTCCCGGTTGGCGTCGTCCTTCCAGTATCGGACAGCGGTACGCATCCACTTGGTGTGGTACTCCTCGGTCTTTTCCCTGGTCATCAGTAGAGGCTTCAGGGTCTGCTCGGCATATTCAACAAACCTCCCCGCATAGGTAAGCCCCATGTATTTCTGGATGCGGCCACCCACAAAGGCTTTTGGTACCACTTTTTAACTCTTGCCGGTTCTCCATAACCCTCCGGCGCCTTGACCTGTTTATTGGGCCACACCCGATCCATTTTCTGGATATCGTTGAGGGTAAAACCAACGACCACCATATTGGGCTCAAGTTCCATGTACCGGAGTTTGGCCAGCTCGAGGTAATGGCCGAAATTGTAGGAGTTGACACCCAGGTTCAGGATCTCCACTCCGGCGTCCTTGACTGCCGGGTCGGCCAGCAGCTTTTCCGTGAAACGATCTGCTTGCCTGACACCGGACCCGAACACCACGGAATCACCTATGACCACGACACGCCTGGTCCCCGACGAGGGGGGTCCGAAGGGATCGTCCCGGAAACCGTCCCCGTTGATCGTTAGAGATATCTCCCGATAGGGTCCGCCGGAGAAGTGTCCTGTAAATCCCGGCTTGTAAAGGTAATCCAGTGTGGGGTGCCAGACATAAAGCCCCAGGGGATACCCGTAGCAACCAACCGGTCTGACAGCGGTAAAGTTAAACAGTATGAACCCGGACACTTCCAATAAAAGAAAGACAAACAGGAGCCAGATCGCTGCCAGTACCATTCTTCTCACAAATCGTCTTTTCATGATAATCCTTTACGGAAGTTTGAGTGGGCGACCGACCTGATCCGTCCAAAGCGTTGCGGAATGTAAGGGAAGCGCCGTCATTTTTAGAGTAGCGACTAAATTTCTGTGTTCAACATTAAATAATTTTAACATCGCCCTGCGAACGGCTAATAACATCCTAGAGGATCATTCCCATGGACATGAAGGCGCCCCCCCGCATAGCTGTTTTTATCTTCTTTTCCGGACAGGGGGGGGTGGAACGTATGATCACCAATCTGGCCCAGGGCTTCCTCGATACCGGATTTGGTGTGGACATGGTTCAGGCGCGTACGAGGGCCGAACATCTGGATTCCATCCCGGAGGGGGTCCGCCAGATCCGGCTTGGCACCAAACACACATTTTCAACCCTGCCGGGGCTTGCCCGGCACCTTCGCCGGGAGAACCCTTCCGCCCTCCTGGCAGCAAAGGATCGCGCCATAAAGGTGGCCATCCTGGCCAGGTGGCTTTCCGGGAGCCGGGTCCGCCTGGTCGGCAGAATAGGCACCACTGTCTCGGAAGCCATCTCCGGTAAAAACCCCATTCGAAGGTGGCTCTGGTACACTGGAATGCGCCTTTTCTACCCCTCTGCAGACCACATCGTGGCGGTTTCAGAGGGCGTTGCCCGGGACCTGAGGTCCATCACCGGCATTGCCCCGACAAGGATAACAGCCGTCCGCAACCCCGTTGTGTCAGCAAAAATACTGGAAGCGGCCGCTGAACCGGTCGAGCATCCCTGGTTCATCTGCAAGGAGGTTCCGGTCATCCTTGGGATGGGCCGCCTGACGGAACAAAAGGATTTCGGCACCCTGGTCAAGGCTTTCGGTCTGGTCAAAGAGGAAAGGCCGTGCAAACTCATCATCCTGGGCGAAGGACGTCAGCGGAACCCGCTCCGGGAAATCATTTTGTCCCTCGGTCTCGGGGCGGATGTCGATCTCCCCGGATTCATGTCCAACCCCCATGCGTGGATGTCCAGATCGTCTTTTTTCGTCCTGTCGTCCAGAGGGGAGGGATCGCCCAACGTGCTCACAGAAGCTCTCGCTCTGGGAGTACCTTCCGTTTCCACCGACTGTCCCAGCGGGCCCAGGGAGGTTCTTGCGGGCGGCAAATTCGGCCCCCTGGTGTCTGTGGGAGACCACATCGCCCTCGCCCTGGCCATGGAGCAGGTGTTGGACAACCCCCTGCCGCCCGGGCGGCTGAAGGAGGCCGCCGAAGATTATTCCGTTGAAAAGAGCACCATGGGGTATCTCGATGCTCTTGGTATTCGGCCGCAATAAACAGCCTTGAAGTCGGCGGAAACGGGAAAGGCCCCAGACGATCCGGACTGCCGGATGCCTTACCCGGTAAAAGTGACCCTGCTGGTTAAATGAGAGCCGTTTTCCACCCTTTCCAGTTCATTTACCCTGACCCGGGCCAGCGCCAGCCCGACAACCAGCCAGCAGTTCATCCCCACAACATGCCAGAGAACGTGATCCACCAGGCTCAGGACCGGTATCGAGAGCAGGGCAACCAGGAGGGCAGGCTCCAGGTCTCCGCCGGCCGTGTTTTTCAACCAGTTGGAGAGGGTTTTCATAAACAACAGTAACCATACAGCAGCAAGATTCAGCCACCCCAAAAACCCCGTCTCCAGAAGGACCTGGAGAGATGTATTGTGAGCGTGCCTGATGATATTATGTACCTTCCCGTCAAGGGGCCATTTGGCATGCATCTTTTTCAGAACCTTCTTGATGCTGCCCTGACCGATAACGACCCTGTACCACGGCCCCTCCTTGATGACCTCGGCGGCTGCCTGCCAGTGGATCACCCTGGAATTAATTGAGGAAAAAGACCTTCTTTCCGGCCTAGCGTACTTGAACCAGTAAAAGTAGCCGACTGAAGCGGTAAGAAGAAAGACCATCAGGGCCGCTATGGCCCTTTTCTTGAGGTTCCCCTTGGGACCGGAGAATACTAGCGAGGCAGGCATTGTCACGACCAGTACCGTTACCCAACCGTTCCTGGACCCCGTGAGAAAAAGCAGAAACAGGGCCAGGGCGGCCCCGCCACCAGTGAAAAGGGTAATCAGTTTTCTCCGATTGTCGAAGGCGTATGTCAGATAGAACGACAGGAAGATGACCAGCTGAAATGCCAGGATGTTGGGATTGTAGTTCCTGAAGCCGACCAGGCGTTTGCCGCCATCCACGGGATCAACAAAAAGAAATACATAGTTGACAAGTTCCAGGGACATCCATATCCCGAAGGATGCCAACAGCGCCGTAATGAACCGGTTCAGGGATCTCCGGTCTCTGATCCCGAGCCCGACCACAAAAGCGAGGACG
This genomic interval carries:
- a CDS encoding SGNH/GDSL hydrolase family protein, which gives rise to MVPKAFVGGRIQKYMGLTYAGRFVEYAEQTLKPLLMTREKTEEYHTKWMRTAVRYWKDDANRESLMRQLGQFKEEMSNQRIPFTFLIFPERNDLQHPDAYSLPREAITDMLRQLDINYCDAYGAFAAEKDVDSLFLAGDSVHYTPEGHSVIKDVLLSCGQAGIVQVSPVFHAESSQP
- a CDS encoding SGNH/GDSL hydrolase family protein, which translates into the protein MKNILVRRTFLAILWLLFLFILLQAAGFVLFTFTDARFIGSYGYPAGLYVHHPSLGYLYTPGFQGRFVGGSYNDIELRINETGFRDGPFLTGSGARRRIAVVGDSVVFGAGVREEDRFTDLLGEDDRVKDAGIEFLNMGVNFYTFGHYLALAKLGFMGIEPDLVFVGFTLNDIRTKGGEPPERRLVKGGSVENSKGTKGWFFKPQWLSKIQQALDRTYAGKLVEYVRDLVKVLGTSEEEMKNYHTRWMRSVVEYWSITPNRERLRGEIRAFKVDDGPAWDLLCLCDLSRAQ
- a CDS encoding glycosyltransferase, with amino-acid sequence MKAPPRIAVFIFFSGQGGVERMITNLAQGFLDTGFGVDMVQARTRAEHLDSIPEGVRQIRLGTKHTFSTLPGLARHLRRENPSALLAAKDRAIKVAILARWLSGSRVRLVGRIGTTVSEAISGKNPIRRWLWYTGMRLFYPSADHIVAVSEGVARDLRSITGIAPTRITAVRNPVVSAKILEAAAEPVEHPWFICKEVPVILGMGRLTEQKDFGTLVKAFGLVKEERPCKLIILGEGRQRNPLREIILSLGLGADVDLPGFMSNPHAWMSRSSFFVLSSRGEGSPNVLTEALALGVPSVSTDCPSGPREVLAGGKFGPLVSVGDHIALALAMEQVLDNPLPPGRLKEAAEDYSVEKSTMGYLDALGIRPQ
- a CDS encoding SGNH/GDSL hydrolase family protein, producing MKRRFVRRMVLAAIWLLFVFLLLEVSGFILFNFTAVRPVGCYGYPLGLYVWHPTLDYLYKPGFTGHFSGGPYREISLTINGDGFRDDPFGPPSSGTRRVVVIGDSVVFGSGVRQADRFTEKLLADPAVKDAGVEILNLGVNSYNFGHYLELAKLRYMELEPNMVVVGFTLNDIQKMDRVWPNKQVKAPEGYGEPARVKKWYQKPLWVAASRNTWGLPMRGGLLNMPSRP
- a CDS encoding O-antigen ligase family protein, whose protein sequence is MTTRPQALLYILLSVYMFAFFFLSIRSGWEIPLYIAFIPAVWMEFRSPLPAGSRRYFYRVLALMVIFVSLNLLSAYFAYDAPGMEFSHRQSSYFKGVVLAFVVGLGIRDRRSLNRFITALLASFGIWMSLELVNYVFLFVDPVDGGKRLVGFRNYNPNILAFQLVIFLSFYLTYAFDNRRKLITLFTGGGAALALFLLFLTGSRNGWVTVLVVTMPASLVFSGPKGNLKKRAIAALMVFLLTASVGYFYWFKYARPERRSFSSINSRVIHWQAAAEVIKEGPWYRVVIGQGSIKKVLKKMHAKWPLDGKVHNIIRHAHNTSLQVLLETGFLGWLNLAAVWLLLFMKTLSNWLKNTAGGDLEPALLVALLSIPVLSLVDHVLWHVVGMNCWLVVGLALARVRVNELERVENGSHLTSRVTFTG